Proteins found in one Arthrobacter pascens genomic segment:
- a CDS encoding ABC transporter substrate-binding protein produces MRIKVQAAVAGLAVFLALTACGPGGSDSAQEGSKTSNTADISEGVQPDQAAVALLPQSYKDKGELTVAMDLHYPPTTFLADDNTTPIGLNPDMARLVAKKLGLKLKFENTAFDTIIPGIDGGRYDFTATTMSPTAERLKVLDMIDYFNGGVSVAVSAGNPLNISNDAMCGKNIAVTKGSNAQLKHLPNVSEWTCTSQGKPAINGVTLPNIQEALTQLSSKRVDGVFYDTVSLVWADEQQPNTFTILTPQVDTRSDHVVAMALKKGSPLTPALQAAVQSVLESPEYKKSLETWGLEAGAITEAKLN; encoded by the coding sequence ATGAGAATCAAGGTCCAGGCTGCCGTTGCAGGATTGGCAGTTTTTCTGGCGCTAACCGCGTGCGGGCCAGGTGGTAGTGATTCGGCGCAGGAAGGCTCCAAAACATCGAATACGGCTGACATCTCCGAAGGCGTTCAGCCAGACCAGGCAGCGGTTGCCTTGTTGCCACAGTCTTACAAGGACAAGGGCGAGCTGACGGTCGCGATGGACCTGCATTATCCCCCGACCACCTTCCTGGCGGATGACAATACAACCCCCATTGGCCTGAACCCGGATATGGCGCGGCTGGTGGCGAAGAAGCTTGGGCTCAAGCTGAAGTTCGAGAACACTGCGTTCGACACGATCATTCCCGGTATCGACGGGGGCCGCTACGACTTCACCGCAACCACCATGTCCCCCACGGCAGAGCGGCTCAAGGTGCTGGACATGATCGATTATTTCAATGGAGGAGTTTCCGTTGCCGTGAGCGCAGGCAATCCCCTGAACATCAGCAACGATGCCATGTGCGGCAAGAACATTGCGGTGACGAAGGGCTCGAATGCCCAGCTGAAGCACCTGCCGAACGTCTCGGAGTGGACCTGCACGTCCCAGGGCAAGCCAGCCATCAACGGCGTCACGCTTCCCAATATCCAGGAAGCGCTGACGCAACTCTCCTCCAAGCGAGTCGACGGCGTCTTCTACGACACCGTTTCACTCGTATGGGCCGACGAGCAGCAGCCGAACACCTTCACGATTCTGACTCCGCAGGTGGATACACGGTCCGACCACGTGGTAGCCATGGCGCTGAAAAAAGGATCGCCGCTGACGCCGGCACTGCAGGCAGCCGTTCAGTCCGTCCTTGAGAGCCCGGAATACAAGAAGTCCCTTGAGACGTGGGGACTCGAAGCAGGCGCCATCACCGAGGCCAAGCTCAACTAG
- a CDS encoding GntR family transcriptional regulator translates to MAAPGALFALEGRPTAQLIADQLREQIVQGMFRPGEQINESVLASQLSTSRGPVREALQRLCQEGILISRRNRGVFVLELATDDIREIYAVREAVESTAADALLDAGQEQVKDTCQALEATISDMAKQVAVSDWQAIARLDMQFHTSFVAGAGNTRLIRIYETLAAESRMCILNLAVAYPRIDVLVQEHQNLLDLLEAGDREELHKAIKRHMEKAVEDLTATREETDVTV, encoded by the coding sequence ATGGCGGCACCAGGAGCGCTGTTTGCACTGGAGGGAAGACCCACGGCGCAGCTGATCGCCGATCAGTTGCGGGAACAAATCGTCCAGGGGATGTTCCGGCCCGGAGAGCAGATCAATGAGTCTGTCCTGGCAAGCCAGCTAAGCACATCCAGGGGGCCTGTCCGTGAAGCGTTGCAGCGGCTGTGCCAGGAAGGGATACTTATCAGCCGGCGGAATCGGGGTGTCTTCGTCCTGGAGTTGGCCACCGATGACATCCGAGAGATTTATGCCGTGCGTGAGGCTGTGGAATCGACCGCTGCAGACGCGCTGCTGGATGCCGGCCAGGAACAGGTCAAGGACACCTGCCAGGCCTTGGAGGCCACCATCAGTGACATGGCGAAGCAGGTTGCCGTGTCGGACTGGCAGGCGATTGCGCGGCTCGATATGCAATTCCACACCTCCTTCGTGGCCGGCGCAGGCAACACACGCCTGATCCGGATCTACGAGACCCTCGCAGCCGAATCCAGGATGTGCATACTCAACCTGGCCGTCGCCTACCCCCGCATCGACGTCCTGGTGCAGGAACACCAGAACCTACTGGATCTGCTCGAGGCGGGCGACAGGGAAGAACTTCACAAAGCCATCAAACGCCACATGGAAAAGGCCGTTGAGGATCTCACCGCCACAAGGGAAGAGACGGACGTCACCGTCTGA